In one Myxocyprinus asiaticus isolate MX2 ecotype Aquarium Trade chromosome 1, UBuf_Myxa_2, whole genome shotgun sequence genomic region, the following are encoded:
- the zfand6 gene encoding AN1-type zinc finger protein 6 isoform X2 gives MTEEDKISEMAQESNQTQVLCATGCGFYGNPRNNGMCSVCYKDSLQRQNNSGRSSDTVSSSKSSIGESMTVQSTSQHEQHSILSSQILSTPAAAAHKGEASGVAQAALKTQEVPDEVSSSRLTRNIQEKATTDQLLTAGISMEYSISRGKRKLEETSVQVDFRLSESDAVSEQTSDVPDQSKPKKNRCFTCRKKVGLTGFDCRCGHLFCTVHRYSDTHNCSFDYKADAAEKIRKENPLIIGEKVKKI, from the exons ATGACAGAGGAAGATAAGATAAGT GAAATGGCTCAGGAGTCCAACCAGACCCAAGTGCTCTGTGCGACTGGTTGTGGGTTCTACGGGAACCCACGTAATAATGGCATGTGCTCAGTGTGCTACAAAGATTCCTTACAGCGACAGAACAACAGTGGCAGATCCAGTGACACAG TGTCTTCTAGCAAAAGCAGTATTGGAGAATCTATGACGGTACAATCGACGTCACAGCATGAACAACACAG CATCCTCTCCAGTCAGATTTTGTCAACACCAGCAGCAGCTGCGCATAAAGGTGAAGCTTCAGGAGTTGCTCAAGCAGCTCTGAAAACACAGGAAGTACCAG ATGAAGTGTCAAGCAGCAGATTGACAAGAAACATTCAGGAGAAAGCTACTACAGACCAGCTGCTTACAGCAGGTATCTCAATGGAGTATAGCATATCAAGAGGAAAGAGAAAACTAGAAGAAACTTCTGTGCAAGTAGACTTTCGACTGTCTG AATCAGATGCAGTCTCAGAGCAGACCTCTGACGTACCAGACCAGTCAAAACCCAAGAAGAACCGCTGCTTCACATGTCGCAAAAAAGTGGGGCTCACTG GCTTCGACTGCAGATGTGGACACTTATTTTGTACCGTTCACCGATACTCTGACACTCACAACTGTAGTTTTGATTACAAGGCTGATGCAGCTGAAAAAATAAGGAAAGAAAACCCTCTCATCATCGGGGAGAAAGTCAAGAAAATTTGA
- the zfand6 gene encoding AN1-type zinc finger protein 6 isoform X4: MTEEDKISEMAQESNQTQVLCATGCGFYGNPRNNGMCSVCYKDSLQRQNNSGRSSDTVSSSKSSIGESMTVQSTSQHEQHRSSLSILSSQILSTPAAAAHKGEASGVAQAALKTQEVPDEVSSSRLTRNIQEKATTDQLLTAGISMEYSISRGKRKLEETSVQVDFRLSESDAVSEQTSDVPDQSKPKKNRCFTCRKKVGLTEQHMM; the protein is encoded by the exons ATGACAGAGGAAGATAAGATAAGT GAAATGGCTCAGGAGTCCAACCAGACCCAAGTGCTCTGTGCGACTGGTTGTGGGTTCTACGGGAACCCACGTAATAATGGCATGTGCTCAGTGTGCTACAAAGATTCCTTACAGCGACAGAACAACAGTGGCAGATCCAGTGACACAG TGTCTTCTAGCAAAAGCAGTATTGGAGAATCTATGACGGTACAATCGACGTCACAGCATGAACAACACAG ATCTTCTCTCAGCATCCTCTCCAGTCAGATTTTGTCAACACCAGCAGCAGCTGCGCATAAAGGTGAAGCTTCAGGAGTTGCTCAAGCAGCTCTGAAAACACAGGAAGTACCAG ATGAAGTGTCAAGCAGCAGATTGACAAGAAACATTCAGGAGAAAGCTACTACAGACCAGCTGCTTACAGCAGGTATCTCAATGGAGTATAGCATATCAAGAGGAAAGAGAAAACTAGAAGAAACTTCTGTGCAAGTAGACTTTCGACTGTCTG AATCAGATGCAGTCTCAGAGCAGACCTCTGACGTACCAGACCAGTCAAAACCCAAGAAGAACCGCTGCTTCACATGTCGCAAAAAAGTGGGGCTCACTG AACAACACATGATGTAA
- the zfand6 gene encoding AN1-type zinc finger protein 6 isoform X3, with the protein MAQESNQTQVLCATGCGFYGNPRNNGMCSVCYKDSLQRQNNSGRSSDTVSSSKSSIGESMTVQSTSQHEQHRSSLSILSSQILSTPAAAAHKGEASGVAQAALKTQEVPDEVSSSRLTRNIQEKATTDQLLTAGISMEYSISRGKRKLEETSVQVDFRLSESDAVSEQTSDVPDQSKPKKNRCFTCRKKVGLTGFDCRCGHLFCTVHRYSDTHNCSFDYKADAAEKIRKENPLIIGEKVKKI; encoded by the exons ATGGCTCAGGAGTCCAACCAGACCCAAGTGCTCTGTGCGACTGGTTGTGGGTTCTACGGGAACCCACGTAATAATGGCATGTGCTCAGTGTGCTACAAAGATTCCTTACAGCGACAGAACAACAGTGGCAGATCCAGTGACACAG TGTCTTCTAGCAAAAGCAGTATTGGAGAATCTATGACGGTACAATCGACGTCACAGCATGAACAACACAG ATCTTCTCTCAGCATCCTCTCCAGTCAGATTTTGTCAACACCAGCAGCAGCTGCGCATAAAGGTGAAGCTTCAGGAGTTGCTCAAGCAGCTCTGAAAACACAGGAAGTACCAG ATGAAGTGTCAAGCAGCAGATTGACAAGAAACATTCAGGAGAAAGCTACTACAGACCAGCTGCTTACAGCAGGTATCTCAATGGAGTATAGCATATCAAGAGGAAAGAGAAAACTAGAAGAAACTTCTGTGCAAGTAGACTTTCGACTGTCTG AATCAGATGCAGTCTCAGAGCAGACCTCTGACGTACCAGACCAGTCAAAACCCAAGAAGAACCGCTGCTTCACATGTCGCAAAAAAGTGGGGCTCACTG GCTTCGACTGCAGATGTGGACACTTATTTTGTACCGTTCACCGATACTCTGACACTCACAACTGTAGTTTTGATTACAAGGCTGATGCAGCTGAAAAAATAAGGAAAGAAAACCCTCTCATCATCGGGGAGAAAGTCAAGAAAATTTGA
- the zfand6 gene encoding AN1-type zinc finger protein 6 isoform X1, with protein MTEEDKISEMAQESNQTQVLCATGCGFYGNPRNNGMCSVCYKDSLQRQNNSGRSSDTVSSSKSSIGESMTVQSTSQHEQHRSSLSILSSQILSTPAAAAHKGEASGVAQAALKTQEVPDEVSSSRLTRNIQEKATTDQLLTAGISMEYSISRGKRKLEETSVQVDFRLSESDAVSEQTSDVPDQSKPKKNRCFTCRKKVGLTGFDCRCGHLFCTVHRYSDTHNCSFDYKADAAEKIRKENPLIIGEKVKKI; from the exons ATGACAGAGGAAGATAAGATAAGT GAAATGGCTCAGGAGTCCAACCAGACCCAAGTGCTCTGTGCGACTGGTTGTGGGTTCTACGGGAACCCACGTAATAATGGCATGTGCTCAGTGTGCTACAAAGATTCCTTACAGCGACAGAACAACAGTGGCAGATCCAGTGACACAG TGTCTTCTAGCAAAAGCAGTATTGGAGAATCTATGACGGTACAATCGACGTCACAGCATGAACAACACAG ATCTTCTCTCAGCATCCTCTCCAGTCAGATTTTGTCAACACCAGCAGCAGCTGCGCATAAAGGTGAAGCTTCAGGAGTTGCTCAAGCAGCTCTGAAAACACAGGAAGTACCAG ATGAAGTGTCAAGCAGCAGATTGACAAGAAACATTCAGGAGAAAGCTACTACAGACCAGCTGCTTACAGCAGGTATCTCAATGGAGTATAGCATATCAAGAGGAAAGAGAAAACTAGAAGAAACTTCTGTGCAAGTAGACTTTCGACTGTCTG AATCAGATGCAGTCTCAGAGCAGACCTCTGACGTACCAGACCAGTCAAAACCCAAGAAGAACCGCTGCTTCACATGTCGCAAAAAAGTGGGGCTCACTG GCTTCGACTGCAGATGTGGACACTTATTTTGTACCGTTCACCGATACTCTGACACTCACAACTGTAGTTTTGATTACAAGGCTGATGCAGCTGAAAAAATAAGGAAAGAAAACCCTCTCATCATCGGGGAGAAAGTCAAGAAAATTTGA